One stretch of Lytechinus variegatus isolate NC3 chromosome 17, Lvar_3.0, whole genome shotgun sequence DNA includes these proteins:
- the LOC121430625 gene encoding cell wall protein DAN4-like, translating into MEKAKSTRIKQHLQSSYKAKDKEEKRSVRADRRKDCSNHTFENATGWAEAENGQGYLKALERQDGENPRLSIALPLGQVRRSVQITFWWEYQDLNRSSSNPDLIHAPSPLDVSVCGTETTYKQSEKPTQNLRYQESINGTCNSTQLNVMFVANLVLHGSFVLLHDTLTICELHSDFPSSSPTTTLTTLSPITTLIKSSPTTPLTPSPTTYSTTSAPTHSSNSPIYNGISTRHTPKTSSKAYPSSYHTTTSATEVLTTAGEENSMDESNFGSILIGLVCGLVIAVVVMVICLRRKRSPRSKPASPELSDRDDDGLEINELYIPYVPSTTGVPVSNDHCSFTPDTPIIPKTNLLDNKSNIIKENRQAGLDGSSDPDVTTSDAIFYDTIDSRRDEDEVFLDQGNEYAYIDDVVASTLGSQLSGNHDPTYYILENQSIKERDEGLPMENEYEDVDGIDVHV; encoded by the exons ATGGAGAAAGCGAAATCAACCAGAATTAAACAACACCTTCAATCATCTTACAAAGCAAAGGACAAGGAAGAAAAGCGTAGTGTGAGGGCTGACAGGCGGAAAG ACTGCTCCAACCACACCTTTGAAAATGCGACAGGATGGGCAGAGGCAGAGAATGGACAAG GATACCTGAAAGCACTCGAGAGACAGGATGGAGAAAACCCAAGACTATCAATAGCATTACCCCTTGGACAAGTACGTAGAAGTGTGCAGATTACATTCTGGTGGGAATATCAAGATTTGAATCGCAGCTCCTCAAATCCTGATTTAATTCATGCTCCTTCTCCCCTGGATGTATCCGTATGTGGAACAGAGACAACCTACAAACAGAGTGAAAAGCCAACACAAAATTTACGCTACCAAGAATCAATTAATGGAACATGTAATTCAACGCAATTAAAT GTTATGTTTGTTGCCAATTTGGTTTTACACGGTAGCTTTGTTTTGCTGCATGATACCTTGACGATCTGTGAATTACACTCTG ATTTCCCATCCAGTTCACCAACCACGACACTTACAACACTTTCGCCAATCACGACACTAATAAAAAGTTCGCCAACAACGCCACTTACACCAAGTCCTACAACTTATTCAACTACCTCCGCTCCAACTCATTCTTCAAATAGTCCCATATATAATGGTATTTCAACTAGACATACTCCTAAAACTAGCTCTAAGGCCTATCCTTCAAGCTATCATACAACTACGTCTGCGACAGAAGTGTTGACAACAGCTGGAGAAGAGAACTCTATGG ATGAATCAAATTTCGGTTCTATTCTAATTGGTCTTGTTTGTGGACTCGTCATAGCCGTGGTTGTGATGGTAATATGCTTGCGCCGAAAAAGGAG CCCCAGATCAAAACCTGCATCTCCAGAACTATCAGATAGAGACGATGATGGCTTAGAAATCAATGAACTTTACATACCTTACGTACCGTCAACCACAGGTGTACCAGTCAGCAATGACCATTGTAGCTTTACTCCAGATACCCCTATTATTCCTAAAACTAACTTATTAGACAATAAATCTAATATCATAAAAGAGAATCGACAGGCTGGTTTGGATGGAAGTTCTGATCCGGACGTAACAACATCTGACGCCATCTTCTACGACACTATTGATTCTCGTCGAGATGAGGATGAAGTCTTCCTCGATCAAGGAAATGAGTATGCATATATTGATGATGTTGTTGCCAGCACCCTAGGAAGTCAGCTGTCAGGCAATCATGACCCTACTTATTATATTCTCGAGAATCAATCCATCAAGGAAAGGGATGAAGGTTTACCAATGGAGAATGAGTACGAGGATGTAGATGGGATCGATGTCCACGTCTAG